A DNA window from Leishmania donovani BPK282A1 complete genome, chromosome 25 contains the following coding sequences:
- a CDS encoding rev7, putative, which yields MTQTTHAISLTGSVATVTEYLGFAINNILYQRGVYPPDDFQQVKKFGLSLMISTDADLNAYLTELLQQISSWIAHGTCRRLVILITDVPSVQTLERWEINIETEPAASSSRLHGGGRKSEEDVRMEIQAVMRQITACVSFLPVITQPCAFDLLVYTSADAQVPSTAWEPSDPQVLKRGTEVKLRSFTTSFHHVDTSVVYRE from the coding sequence ATGACGCAGACGACTCACGCCATCTCCCTCACCGGCTccgtcgccaccgtcacgGAGTACCTCGGCTTTGCCATTAATAATATTCTCTACCAGCGAGGTGTCTACCCGCCAGACGACTTCCAGCAGGTGAAGAAGTTCGGTCTGTCGCTCATGATCTCCACTGATGCAGATTTGAACGCGTACCTGACGGAGCTTCTACAGCAGATTTCGTCGTGGATTGCGCACGGAACGTGCCGGCGTCTGGTGATACTTATTACCGACGTTCCGTCAGTGCAGACGCTGGAGCGGTGGGAGATCAACATAGAAACAGAGcccgcagcgtcgtcgtcgcgcttgcacggcggcggtcgcaagagcgaggaggacgttCGCATGGAGATTCAAGCCGTGATGCGGCAGATCACCGCCTGCGTGTCCTTCCTGCCTGTGATTACACAGCCATGTGCCTTCGACCTGCTCGTGTACACATCTGCAGACGCGCAGGTGCCGTCGACAGCGTGGGAGCCGAGCGACCCGCAAGTGCTCAAGCGCGGCACCGAAGTCAAACTGCGCTCCTTCACCACGTCCTTCCACCACGTCGACACGAGTGTGGTCTATCGTGAGTAA
- a CDS encoding pyruvate dehydrogenase E1 beta subunit, putative, whose product MRRFASRALFSASAAMAARCATTNMTVRDAIHSALDEELAREEKVFVIGEEVGQYQGAYKVTKGLVDKYGKDRIIDMPITEHGFAGMAVGAALSGLRPVCEFMTFNFAMQAIDQIVNSAGKSLYMSGGQMKCPIVFRGPNGASAGVGAQHSQCFGPWYASVPGLKVIAPYNCEDARGMIKAAIRDDNAVVVLEHELLYSESFPVTDEVADKNFVIPFGKAKIEREGKDITLIGFSRGVDLCLKAAEKLAAEGVQAEVINLRSLRPLDRHTILSSIKKTHRAVTVDESFPVCNIGAEICACVMESDTFDYLDAPIERVSCADCPTPYSKDIEMASQPQVADVMAAAKRVLS is encoded by the coding sequence atgcgccgcttcgcctccagAGCTCTGTTCTCTGCGTccgccgccatggcggcgcgctgcgccacaaCCAACATGACGGTGCGCGATGCGATCCACTCGGCCCTCGACGAGGAGCTCGCCCGCGAAGAGAAGGTCTTCGTGATTGGTGAGGAGGTCGGTCAATACCAGGGTGCCTACAAGGTGACCAAGGGCCTTGTGGACAAGTATGGCAAGGACCGCATCATCGACATGCCCATCACAGAGCACGGCTTCGCCGGCATGGCCGTTGGCGCCGCTCTCAGTGGCCTGCGCCCCGTGTGCGAGTTCATGACCTTCAACTTCGCCATGCAGGCTATTGATCAGATTGTCAACTCGGCCGGCAAGAGCCTGTATATGTCTGGTGGCCAGATGAAGTGCCCCATAGTCTTTCGCGGTCCCAACGGTGCGTCGGCTGGTGTAGGTGCCCAGCATAGTCAGTGCTTCGGCCCGTGGTACGCGTCCGTGCCCGGCCTGAAGGTAATTGCGCCGTACAACTGCGAGGATGCCCGCGGCATGATCAAGGCGGCCATCCGCGACGACAAcgccgtggtggtgctcGAGCACGAGCTGCTGTACAGCGAGTCCTTTCCCGTCACAGACGAGGTAGCGGACAAGAACTTTGTGATCCCGTTCGGCAAGGCGAAGATTGAGCGCGAGGGCAAGGACATTACCCTCATCGGCTTCTCTCGCGGTGTGGATCTGTGCTTGAAGGCGGCTGAGAAGCTCGCCGCAGAGGGTGTGCAGGCGGAGGTGATCAACCTTCGCTCCCTGCGCCCGCTCGACCGTCACACCATCCTCAGCTCCATCAAGAAGACGCACCGTGCAGTCACAGTCGATGAGTCCTTCCCTGTGTGCAACATTGGTGCTGAGATCTGCGCCTGTGTCATGGAGAGCGACACGTTCGACTACCTCGATGCCCCGATCGAGCGCGTGTCGTGCGCCGACTGTCCGACACCGTACAGCAAGGATATCGAGATggcctcgcagccgcaggTGGCCGACGTCATGGCCGCTGCCAAGCGCGTACTCAGCTAA